The Arvicanthis niloticus isolate mArvNil1 chromosome 9, mArvNil1.pat.X, whole genome shotgun sequence genomic interval ttttgtatatttgatgttttgattattatgtgataggagatatttcttttttggtctagtctctTTGgggttctgtatgcttcttgtatatgtaaggacatctctttctttaggttagggaagttttcctctataattttgttgaagatatttactagccctttagttgggagtctttaccctcatctatacctatcatccttaggtttggtcttctcattgtgtcctggatttcctagatgttttgtgttaggagctttttgcatttcacattttctttgacgttgtgtcaatgttttccatggtatcatCTGTGTatgacattctctcttctatctcttccattctgttggtgatgcttgtgtctatgactcctgatcattttctTAGATTTTCTATGTCCAGGGTAGTTACTCTTTGAGATtcccttattgtttctacttccatttttagatcctggacagttttgtttaattccttcacctgtttggttgtgttttcttgtaattctttatgggcttctacctgtttacctgtgttctcctcaaattctttgagagtgttgtttatgtccttttaaaagtcttctatcatcatcatgagaaatgatttcaattctgaatcctgcttttctggtgtgatgtggtgttcaggacttgctatggtgggagcactgggttctggtgatgccaagtaactttggtttctgttttttacatttttatttttgccttttgccattttgtTAGCTCTAGTGTTACttgcactcactgtttctgattggagcctgcctttccagttatcttggttgtgtcagaactcctcagtgtccagatgtctctgtgatcctgagctccagctgttgagggttcagtggctcctctaggatatctcaggatatggtgtcttcacaatGGTAGACCACCTAGGTGTTTGCTCCTCTGagtaggatgtctcaggatatggtgtctgctgctctgagttcattgGCTCCTCTAGGATTCCTAGGGATATGTTGTtacctgctctgaggtcagtggcctctctaggatgtctcctgaTGTGGTTTccacacgggagcagaccagccaaCTGGAGTGATTTTCACTGCAAACATTCATTAAACATGTTTGCTTTGGAAGGCAAATATTTTAGATTCTTAAATGTGAGCTATAGGGCTGATAAAAAATCTGTcctgtttatattttctaattgtaaAATTATAACCCTGGACATATAATGAAATTAAACACACAATCATTACTTAATCATTAAtctctctttgttctgtgaaacCTGTATATCTCAGCATCTAGTTATTAGTCAAAGATGAAAACCCTCTCTGATTGCTAGTCTGTCAGAACAGTAAGATTCCATGAACATAATAGCCTGActcactcctccctccccttgctGATTTCTTATCTCTTCTTTGGGCTTCCCTCTCAGCAAGGCCCTAAGGCCCTAAGGCCCTTCTTCTCTGCCAGGGAAATTCACAGGCAGTCTATGGTAGTGATATCAAGTTTATtcatacaatataaaaaaaaagatagctctGACATGATATTCTAATTGTTACTTACTCTTCTTTTCCAACCCTTCTAATTTACCCCATAGGAAGTTATCTTGGGAGGCAGTAGAATCTACAAGATAGAAAACTGAAGTTAAGACCCCATATAGCAGGTTCATTAAGAACTGCATGGGGACAGCTGTTTAAGGTCAATCACACACCTCTAAATAACTCCGCCCTCACCAAGGTTCTGTAGGTTAGATTCAATGCTGTGGGAGAGTTTTTTTCTGGTGAGACAACCTAGACACGCTTGTACTTACCCCAGATACAGAATATATGACACATCAAAGGAATTATTAGACATCAAAGTCCATCTTTATGAATAATTAGTtgtttttgttctgctttgtttgtttggaattACCTGTGTGAGCTCAGCTGCAGTGTATTTAAGGGGGTAGGGATGAACTCtaatgtagtgagccgctgtttcagtggctatatatttgcattttccaagatggcgctggccacgtgtcttctccagatgtaaacaattatctgcgcagttgctaggcagataggcatgccaagtcactggccaatcccgaggcataatattgggtggtgagcgaacagccaatcagaagtgaatacgtcactctagattgtacttaagccagaccccttcctcagctctccccttccgcgcctctccgcatTTCtccacgtgtgtgagaaagattaaagcctcgttttgcagtaactacttgatctctgcgtctcgtgatttctccatGGATGCAAGGCTCGAGGGGGGGCTCGTTAGACTCTAAATCATCTGTACCACTAAAAGCTTGATCAACATGGATGACAACACACAAATGATGCATGTTGGTGCTTTCTGTAACATTTGAAGGTGATTTGAAAGGTCAGAGAATATCTTCAAGGCAACTCATGCCAAAGTCTCCTCCTGACCACTCTGCTGATTGTAGTCATTCATTAGTTGTTTACTGATTACATAACATTGGTGAGGGACAATCCTGCACTTGTAAGTTTCAGCTTTTCAAGGCATTTTCTCTCCTGCATAGAATGTTTCAATACAGAGTAAAttgctaaaagaaaacaaataaacaaacaacatgcCATATACTCATTTGTTCTCCAGGTGGACTTGGGTGAATTCAGTTTTTTGGCCAGTCATTAAGGTCCTATCTGTAGGAAGTAGAAATTCTTTCACACTGTGTTAGAAAACTCTGATGCACCATAAGTACTGTTGTGACTTACTGGAGATATGTGAGAAAATGTCTGTGTCAGATATTGTGGGTTAGAGAAATGATTCAATTCCAGTCAAGCTTAGTTAACTAGTgaatttattggggttacttataaGAGGACTGAAAAAGGCTGATTAACATGAACATGGGTGACTTAAGGGAGATACATGTCAAAAAGCCCACTCCACACAGTGTATGACTTCTGAGAGCTGCATTCCAGGAGCTCTGTGCATGACTTGAAAATAGTTCTGCAGTTCAGAGTCTCTTCCTCTAGCAACTCTTAGGTTTATGCAACCTTACAGAGGAGCTTCATGGGGCTCATGACTATCAGAAACAGTAGAAGACttagaaattctctttctttccccagtGTAGATGAggatctctcctccctccaataAGAAACTGTACATTCAGTTCTAAGACAGCAATATACAAAAGGTACACGAATGAGTACCTGTCTCCtagacacaaataaatacatatatctcACATATTAAACATAAAAAGGTTAACacaacacaaaatttaaatatttaagatgaTGGAAAACTATTCTGTATTAAGTATTCTAATTAACAGTACACagttatatattgtatatgttaaGGTATAATGAATTTAGTTATTCCAAATATTAGTATGCAATTTTTATCTATGCAGAAAAGCCATAACACAAATATATTAGAGGACCAACTTATcagataatattttaataaaagtattttattcatattttgtgTAAAATTTATACACAATGAAAATTTCAACTGAATTTTTTCTATGACCTACTAATATTGGATGTGACAGACTCAGAATGTATGATTATTTTCAGTATTATTCTAATGTACTCTGTTTAGTTGATTCATTTTGACTTTTTGATCttttgactcttacaatctttctgtcctaCTTCTATATTCTTCTCTGAGTCTTAGGTGTTGGAGTTCCTTGTAGATATATTCATCTGGAATCAACTTCAAAACTTTGCATTTTGTTTGGTTATGATTTTCTATAGTCATCCTCATCTGTTTCgaagatttttttcttgatgccatatgaaaattacatttatttttgagttGATTGAcaaatgttcatatttttttcagGGATTATGCTGATTTAGTAAATCAGTTGTATATTCTCCTCTAATAACCATGACTTCACTCAGTTATCTAGTGAATAGTTAGCTAAATTTACTgttctaggcattgtattcctctTGTTAAAAGGCTGTTAAGTCCAATTACAGAAAAATTGGTTATCAACAAgatatgtgtgccactactgaaACAATAGGGCTATTGTGCAATGGTGGTCACTAGTCATTAACGTGGTTCATAAGTGTCAGAGTGGGATAGAATTATTACTTGCCTAccttttttttaatcttgcaCAGCAAATTCTGATACCAAGAAATCTTGTCTTCAGGGAGAAATCAGACAGACCAGTTTCAATTCCTATAATTCATGGTATCCTCAGAAAAGAGGATTTAAATTTCACTACTAGTAATTCAACAATGTCAATATCAGTAGGTTGAATATTTCAGGAGTTTTTGGAGAGCCCTGGATAAATGCACTATAGGATTTCTTAGCATAGAATGATTCCATTCTTATTGTCATTTTACCTGGCTAATTCCTCCTACTCCTGTATTTaccttccttttcatttcctaAAAAGCTCCCCTATCCAATTTCCCCTGAAATCACTTATATCCTGCTAGAACCTTTATTCACCTCATACCCTCCGAGGAGTTACCCCTCCCAGCTTTGAATCCCAACAGTTTCTTTTCTCCTATAAGATTGCAAGATTTTGTCCAATAGACTCTGGAATTTATTAGGGACCCATGGTATCTATATCTTTTCCTTGGAACCTCAGACAAGATAGCACAGAAAGAGTGGCTTGCCTCAACTTACTGTTTCCCAGAATCAGCACAAAAGAGTGGATTATAGGAAAAACTATTCCAGAAATGTTGTCAAATAAAAGTATTAATTTTCCACCCATCAATCCAAAGCTCAACATTCCtatgacaataaaaattaaataggtTGCATACAGCAGTATGAAGAAGAGTCCAGTTTGCAAGGCTTTCATGTGGGCCATGGTGCTGGCATCTCTAGGTCGTCTGGCATTGATCCGCATCTTCTTGTGATGCTTCCACAGTGAGAAGATGAGCATGAGAAAAGTTACCAGGGACATTGTGAAGGGTATGAGCATGAACAGGGAGTTGATGGGTAAGAAAACATGGGATGAATTGGTGATTAAGAAAACATTGGATGAGTTGGTGAATAAGAAAATTCTGGGAAATTGTGTTGAATTCCACAAACTGTAAGACATATTTTCTTCataaacctcaattgagaaatgaTCATGCATCCTTAGAGCTAAcaggtttaaaataaaaaaaatcattgatatTAGTATTATCATTAAAACCACCTTTTTAACTCTCCACtttaggtaaagaaaaaaagagttagaAAAATTCGctatcttaagaaaataaaagacaccaAGGCATGTAGCAAG includes:
- the LOC117714656 gene encoding taste receptor type 2 member 110-like, with amino-acid sequence MFSETIKKSELFTFIIIFCVEVVMGILENGFIALVNIMDWAKRRRISSVDQILTALALTRLIYVWSMLIYILLFFLCPHLLMRSEMITAMGIIWILNNHFSIWLATCLGVFYFLKIANFSNSFFLYLKWRVKKVVLMIILISMIFFILNLLALRMHDHFSIEVYEENMSYSLWNSTQFPRIFLFTNSSNVFLITNSSHVFLPINSLFMLIPFTMSLVTFLMLIFSLWKHHKKMRINARRPRDASTMAHMKALQTGLFFILLYATYLIFIVIGMLSFGLMGGKLILLFDNISGIVFPIIHSFVLILGNSKLRQATLSVLSCLRFQGKDIDTMGP